A genome region from Macaca nemestrina isolate mMacNem1 chromosome 20, mMacNem.hap1, whole genome shotgun sequence includes the following:
- the LOC105497134 gene encoding kallikrein-5: protein MATARTPWMWVLCALITALLLGVTEHVLANNDVSCDNPSNTVPSGSNRDVGAGDDARSDDSSSRIINGSDCDEHTQPWQAALLLGPNQLYCGGVLVHPQWLLTAAHCRKKVFRVRLGHYSLSPVYESGQQMFQGIKSIPHPGYSHPGHSNDLMLIKLNRRIHSTKDVRPINVSSHCPSAGTKCLVSGWGTTRSPQVHFPKVLQCLNISVLSQKRCKDAYPRQIDDTMFCAGDEAGRDSCQGDSGGPVVCNGSLQGLVSWGDYPCAKPNRPGVYTNLCKFTKWIQETIQANS, encoded by the exons AGCATGTTCTCGCCAACAATGATGTTTCCTGTGACAATCCCTCTAACACCGTGCCCTCTGGGAGCAACCGGGACGTGGGAGCTGGGGACGATGCCCGGTCGGATGACAGCAGCAGTCGCATCATCAACGGATCCGACTGCGATGAGCACACCCAGCCGTGGCAGGCTGCGCTGTTGCTAGGGCCCAACCAGCTCTACTGCGGGGGGGTGCTGGTGCATCCACAGTGGCTGCTCACGGCCGCCCACTGCAGGAAGAA AGTTTTCAGAGTCCGTCTTGGCCACTACTCCCTGTCACCAGTTTATGAATCTGGGCAGCAGATGTTCCAGGGGATCAAATCCATCCCCCACCCTGGCTACTCCCACCCTGgccactctaatgacctcatgCTCATCAAACTGAACAGAAGAATTCATTCCACTAAAGATGTCAGACCCATCAACGTCTCCTCTCATTGTCCTTCTGCTGGGACAAAGTGCTTGGTATCTGGCTGGGGGACAACCAGAAGTCCCCAAG TGCACTTCCCTAAGGTCCTCCAGTGCTTGAATATCAGCGTGCTAAGTCAGAAAAGGTGCAAGGATGCCTACCCGAGACAGATAGATGACACCATGTTCTGTGCCGGTGACGAGGCGGGTAGAGACTCCTGCCAG GGTGATTCTGGGGGGCCGGTGGTCTGCAACGGCTCCCTGCAGGGACTCGTGTCCTGGGGAGATTACCCTTGTGCCAAGCCCAACAGACCGGGCGTCTACACCAACCTCTGCAAGTTTACCAAGTGGATCCAGGAAACCATCCAGGCCAACTCTTGA